The nucleotide sequence GCGGGGAGGTGCCGGAGACGCAGAACAAGGTCATGCTCATGCCCGGCTTTCCGTGCCCCCTCTGCCGCTTCCCTACCTATACTTGGGTGGAAGATATGGAAAATAATATTGAAAAGCACGTGTTGGATTTCATCCGTGAGAACCATCCTGGGTGGGATGTGGAATACGGCGCGTGCGATCGGTGTGTCGAGGTCTATAAACTCCGAGCAGACGGGGTGATGTAGCAGCCGTCGGGGATATTATGGCGGCAGCCCCCAAATATAATCGGCGAAATTTCCTCAAGGACTCCGCGCTGTCGTTCGTGAAGACAGCGCAGGAGTTCGTCAAGCATCGCGACGCTCCCTCCGAACAGAAACCCACTGCAAAAACCCGGCACGACTGGCTGCGGCCGCCCGGCGCGGTCGAGGAAGCATTGTTTCTGGAGCGCTGTACTCGCTGTGACGACTGCGCCAAGGCCTGCCCGCACGACAGTATCACGTTCGATCGCCACGACGGCTCGCCCGTGATCTTTGCCGATGAGCAGCCCTGCCGGTTGTGCGACGACTTCCCCTGCATCGAGGCCTGCGCGACGGAAGCCCTGCTGCCCGTGGACCGTGTGGCTGATGTGCGGATGGGGCTGGCGATGGTGTCGCACCGGCTCTGTACGGCCGGGCAGGGGTGCCATGCCTGCGTGTCGCAATGTCCAACCCAAGCTCTGTCCACGAGCTTCGACTCCATGCAGCTCAAGGTGGCTGAAACCCGCTGCGTGGGGTGTGGAATCTGCGAGCAGGTCTGCAGGACGGTCAACGACAAGATCGCCATTCGGGTGACACCGGCCCGGTTGCGTACGCCCGCACCTGATTTTTAGAAACAGACAGCAGGGACAGCATAGCGCGATGCATATTAAATCCTTTTAATTTCAATTGTTTATAAGTCAACAATCGACTTGACTTGACTTAGTCGGTCGCCTATTATAATTTCGAACTTTGCGTGTGCACACTCTTGTGGTGTGAGGCATGAGTACAAAAGAGAGCGAACGCGGAATGTCTGACCCTGTTGTCACGGCACCCCTCCCGAGGGCCCTTAAAGATTCCCCGGCTGTTGAACGCGCTCTGGGCCGCAGCAAACTCTATCTCCTCATTTCCTGGAGCCTCCTCTATCCTGAAGACGATGAATTTCTGGACTATTTGCAGAGCGGCGAGTTTGTAGAAGACGGTGAGGCGGCGCTCGAGGGGCTGAGCGCCGCGCTGGCCGGGCAGGGCGGCGAAAAGGCCAAGCAGAAGCTGGCGGCGCTGCGCAAGCATCTGGAGTCCGTCGAAAAGTGGGTGGCGGCGGAATGTACGCACTGGAAGCTCACCGATCTGCAAGCCGAACACCGCCGGGTTTTTAGCAACGTCATCACCCTCGATTGCCCCCCCTACGAAACACTCTTCGGTAACGATCACGTCTTCGGTCAGGCCCATACCATGGGCGACATTGCCGGTTTCTACAAGGCCTTTGGCTTGGAACTCTCGCGCGACATTCACGAGCGGCTGGATCACCTGAGCGTCGAGCTCGAGTTCATGCACTTTCTCGCCTACAAGGAATCCTACGCCCGCTGCCACGACGGCGCGGAGAAGACGCAGATCGTCGTGGACGCGCAGAAGAAGTTTGTGAAGGATCACATCGGTCGGTGGGTGCCGCTTTTCGCGCGCATGCTGGTGAAGAAGGCCGATGGGGGCTTCTTCCGGCATCTCGCGGAGTTTATAGCCGACTACATCGAATTCGATGCCGCCTATCAGAGCGTGACCCCACAGCCCTATTCAGAAACGGACTACCGGCCGGCCACCTTCCAGGCACCGGAAGGCCAGACCTACGAATGCGGGGCGCAGGACCAGGGTAACGAGCTCAGCATCCTGCTCAACGAAGTGGGGGCCCAGTCGTTCATGGACCAGAAAGAGAAGGGGGATAAGGACGAGGATGGGCCGACGGGAACGGCCTGAAAATAGTTGTTGTGCTGCTTTGGCGATATTGGTATAGTTCGACGTCTTTTAATTATGAGGAGGGACTTTTTTATGGGAGTGGTGCAGACACGCAATAAAAGCTTGGTGTTTGGCATTCTTCTCTCTGCTCTTGTCGTTGGCATTATGCTGACGATCGGGCAGGTTCCCCTGGCGGTCAGCCAGCCGGTGACCATTCCGGCAAAGGCGATCAAGGGGCCAATCCCGATGGACGGTGCAAACCCCATCTGGGAAAGTGTGCCGGGCGTGGTCATTCCGCTCAGCGGGCAGACGATCACGACGCCGATGCACCCGAACATCTCCGTAAAATCGGTGTTCGTGAAGGCAGTCAGCAACGGGAAGGAAGTCGGTTTCCGTCTCGACTGGTCTGACCAGACCCTGAACAACACCACCATCGGTCCGCAGGACTTCCGCGATCAGGCGGCGATCCAGTTCCCGGTCAATACGTCAGGCGCGCCGCCGTTCCAGTGCATGGGCCAGTCGGGCGGCACTGTCAATATCTGGCGGTGGAATGCCGAGTGGCAGAAGGACATTGGGAAGGACAGTGCGGGTCTGTGGGACGTGGACGATCAGTATCCGTCCATCGCTTGGGACTACTATTTTGAAGAGCCGGCGGGCGGCGTGACCTACCCCGACCGGATCGGCCGAAGCCTCGGGCCCTTCAACACGGCCATGTGGTCCGGAAACATCATGGCGGACCCGACAATGCGTCGGAGCTCCGTGGAAGACCTGAATGCAAACGGGTTCAGCACACTGACCACCCAGTCGCATCAGGACGTCATCGGCAACGGCCTGTGGGAGCCCTATGGTTCAGTTAAGGGCGGCTGCTGCGTCGGTCCGACCTGGCGTATCGTGGTCAAGCGCGAGCTGACCACCAACGATACAAACGACGTGCAGTTCAAGGCGGGGTCCTCTGTTCCCATCGCGTTTGCGGTGTGGGATGGCAGCAACGTCGAGCGGAACGGGATGAAGGGCATTTCTACCTGGTTCACGCTGAAACTGCCGTGAGTCGTGTCCCCTAAAGGGGAAGCGTAGGATTCTACGCAGGTTTCACAAGGGCCCCGGGTCAGCTAGCTGATCCGGGGCCCTGTATTTTCCGGCTCGGTGATCCCTCCGTGTCCCTTGAATTTCCCTTGCAGACCGGTTGCTTCAGACTCTCGTGCGTTGGTTGATTTTGCAACCATCCACAAGGTATAACTATACAGTTTGTTTGCGGGAATCAGCCGGTCCAAGCTGTTCGAGTTATCCTCTTGTTGAAGGTGTTTGCGTGAATGTCTCGCTGATCTTTCCACCCAGCTGGCATCCCTCGCAGCCCTATCTCAGTCTGCCGTCACTGACCGGCTTTCTGAACCAGGGCGGCGTCAAGAACGTCAAACAGCGGGACCTGAATATCGAAGTTCTCGATACAATCCTGACCGATTCCTACGGCCGCGAAATTCACGCCAAATTGCAGGATAAGGTGCGGCAGCTCGAGCGGAGCCGCCATGGCGAGACCGGGCCGTCCAGCCAGGAGCACTATGCCCGGGCCGTCGAGTCGTTGGAACGGTTTACCTATCTGTTCGACCGGGTGGAAGTGGCTAAGGAGATCCTGCGCGGGGAGGAGTTCTACGATATTGAGCGCTACCGGGATGCGCTGTTCCTGATCGATAAGTGGCTAGAGATGGTCTCCACGCTCTATTTTCCAACCCGCCTCACGGTGGTGGACAATCAGGTCAGCGGCTATTCCATCTACTCTACCAAAGATTTGATGAAAGTCATCCGCGACGAGGAACAAAACCCCTATTTGTCTCTGTTCCGCGAGCGGTTTCTGTCGTCCATCGTGGACAGCTCGCCGGATTTGATTGGCGTTTCCATCACAGCCACGTCCCAAATCATTCCGGGCCTGACGCTCTGCCGTCTCATCAAGGAGGCGCGGCCGGACATCCATCTGACGATCGGCGGGAGCATCTTCACGCGGCTGGTGGACAATCTGCGTCGCTGCCACAGTCTCTTTGATCTGACCGATGATTTCATCGTGTTTGAAGGCGAAACGGCCTTGCTCGAGCTAGTCAATCAATTGGCTGGCAAGAAAGACTACAGCAAAGTGCCGAACCTGATCTATCGGCAGAACGGGAAGATCATCGTCAATCAGCCCTTCTATTCGGAAAACATCAACGAGCTGCCGGCGCCTAACTACGACGGTTTTCCGCTCGACAAATATCTGGCGCCCGAAACGGTCCTTCCTGTGCAGTTCTCGCGCGGGTGCTATTACAAGGACTGCTCCTTCTGTGCCCTGACCCTCGACCATCAGAACTTCCGCCAGAAGGACCCGGACCGGACGGTGGACGAGCTGCAGATGCTCTCGGAAAAATACAACACGCCATTCTTCTTTTTCACCGACGAGTGTCTGGCCCTCTCGCCCACTAAGCGGCTGTGCCAGAAGATCCAGGACCGGAAGCTCGATCTGCAGTGGACCGCCGAGATGCGGTTCGAGAAAAACCTCTCCCGCGAGCTGCTCACGCAGATGCGCGACGCCGGTTGCCTGAAAATCGTTTTCGGGCTGGAGACGTTCAATCAGCGAGTCATGGATTTTATGAAAAAGGGGATCACGCAGGCCAGCGTTCGCCGCATCACGGAGGACTGCCTCGATCTAGGCATCGCGATCCACGCCTACATTATTGTCGGCTTCCCCACGGAGACCGAGGAGGAGGCGATGGAGACAGTGAACTTCATCGTCGGGAACCAGCGGCTGCACTCGTCCTACGGGTTTTCCTGCCAGCCCTGCCTCTTCGATCTGGAGAAGGAAGCGCCGATCATGAATGATCCGGGCGGACACGGCATCCAGCGCATCATGCGGCCCTCGGCGGAGGATTTAAGCCTCGGATTTTTTTACGAAGTGTCCTCTGGCATGACGCCGGAGCAGGCCGAGCGGGTCTACCAGCACGTGTATGGCAAGATCAGCGAGGTTGTCTGCGAGTTGCCGTTCAACTATTCCATGGCCGACGGGTTGCTCTACATTGCCCACCCAAAGCGGAGCAGCGCCCTGCCGGCTCCTGCCGGCTCCTGACCGCCTCATTTCTGAACCGCGACTCACGAAAACCGCGATGACCGACACGACTGCCGGAACGGTTGCAAGAGCGGATGAGCAGGGACTCCTATTCGACACGGCGGCCAAGGTGTTGCTCTGGGCGGCGTTCTTCGAACTGGTACTCTACCGGCTCGTCTCGCGGCTGGGCATGCACCTGAGCAAGCT is from Nitrospira sp. and encodes:
- a CDS encoding 4Fe-4S ferredoxin; amino-acid sequence: MAAAPKYNRRNFLKDSALSFVKTAQEFVKHRDAPSEQKPTAKTRHDWLRPPGAVEEALFLERCTRCDDCAKACPHDSITFDRHDGSPVIFADEQPCRLCDDFPCIEACATEALLPVDRVADVRMGLAMVSHRLCTAGQGCHACVSQCPTQALSTSFDSMQLKVAETRCVGCGICEQVCRTVNDKIAIRVTPARLRTPAPDF
- a CDS encoding molecular chaperone TorD family protein; the protein is MSTKESERGMSDPVVTAPLPRALKDSPAVERALGRSKLYLLISWSLLYPEDDEFLDYLQSGEFVEDGEAALEGLSAALAGQGGEKAKQKLAALRKHLESVEKWVAAECTHWKLTDLQAEHRRVFSNVITLDCPPYETLFGNDHVFGQAHTMGDIAGFYKAFGLELSRDIHERLDHLSVELEFMHFLAYKESYARCHDGAEKTQIVVDAQKKFVKDHIGRWVPLFARMLVKKADGGFFRHLAEFIADYIEFDAAYQSVTPQPYSETDYRPATFQAPEGQTYECGAQDQGNELSILLNEVGAQSFMDQKEKGDKDEDGPTGTA
- a CDS encoding nitrite oxidoreductase, gamma subunit, which codes for MRRDFFMGVVQTRNKSLVFGILLSALVVGIMLTIGQVPLAVSQPVTIPAKAIKGPIPMDGANPIWESVPGVVIPLSGQTITTPMHPNISVKSVFVKAVSNGKEVGFRLDWSDQTLNNTTIGPQDFRDQAAIQFPVNTSGAPPFQCMGQSGGTVNIWRWNAEWQKDIGKDSAGLWDVDDQYPSIAWDYYFEEPAGGVTYPDRIGRSLGPFNTAMWSGNIMADPTMRRSSVEDLNANGFSTLTTQSHQDVIGNGLWEPYGSVKGGCCVGPTWRIVVKRELTTNDTNDVQFKAGSSVPIAFAVWDGSNVERNGMKGISTWFTLKLP
- a CDS encoding radical SAM protein produces the protein MNVSLIFPPSWHPSQPYLSLPSLTGFLNQGGVKNVKQRDLNIEVLDTILTDSYGREIHAKLQDKVRQLERSRHGETGPSSQEHYARAVESLERFTYLFDRVEVAKEILRGEEFYDIERYRDALFLIDKWLEMVSTLYFPTRLTVVDNQVSGYSIYSTKDLMKVIRDEEQNPYLSLFRERFLSSIVDSSPDLIGVSITATSQIIPGLTLCRLIKEARPDIHLTIGGSIFTRLVDNLRRCHSLFDLTDDFIVFEGETALLELVNQLAGKKDYSKVPNLIYRQNGKIIVNQPFYSENINELPAPNYDGFPLDKYLAPETVLPVQFSRGCYYKDCSFCALTLDHQNFRQKDPDRTVDELQMLSEKYNTPFFFFTDECLALSPTKRLCQKIQDRKLDLQWTAEMRFEKNLSRELLTQMRDAGCLKIVFGLETFNQRVMDFMKKGITQASVRRITEDCLDLGIAIHAYIIVGFPTETEEEAMETVNFIVGNQRLHSSYGFSCQPCLFDLEKEAPIMNDPGGHGIQRIMRPSAEDLSLGFFYEVSSGMTPEQAERVYQHVYGKISEVVCELPFNYSMADGLLYIAHPKRSSALPAPAGS